The Gorilla gorilla gorilla isolate KB3781 chromosome 17, NHGRI_mGorGor1-v2.1_pri, whole genome shotgun sequence nucleotide sequence aaatctatagacaCAGAGATTAGCAGTCGTCTAGGGCTGAGGGATTAGTGACTTCTAAAGGGGTAGAGGGTCTTTTTTTcagggtgatgaaatgttctaaagttagattatggtgatggctgcacaactctgtgaacaaACACCACTGAATTAtgccctttaattttttttaagagatggggccttgctgtgttgctcaggctggagtgcggcagATGTTTaaaggtgtgatcatagctcactgcagcctcgaactcctgggctcaagtgatcttcctttctcagtctcccgagtagcgagtagcagggaccacaggtgcatgctcaCTGCTGTAGCTCCAAATTgtgtactttaaatgggtgaattttattatatgtgaattacatctcaataaggAAGTTAAggtcgggtgtagtggctcacacctgtaatcccagcactttgggaggccgaggcgggcggatcacgaagtcaggagttcaagaccagcctggccaacaaggtgaaaccctgtctctattaaaaatacaaaaattagccaggtgtggtggtaggcgcctgtaatcccagctactccagaggctgaggcaggagaactgccggAACCCAGGAAACgaaagttgcagcgagccgagatcgcgccactgcactccagcctgggtgacaagagtgagactccatctcataaaaagaaaagaagttaaaaagtaTGAttcggggccgggcgcggtggctcacccctgtaatctcagcactttgggaggccgaggcgggcggatcacgaggtcaggagattgagaccatcctggctaacacggtgaaaccccgtctctactaaaaatacaaaaaattagccaggcgaggaggcgggcgcctgtagtcccagctactcgggaggctgaggcatgagaatggctgaACCCCgaggggcggagcctgcagtgagccgagatcgcgccactgcactccaacctgggcgacagcgagactccgtctcaaaaaaaaaaaaaagattcaggccAGCCAGCATCCACGGCAGGATCAGCCCCCTCATCCATACAGACTGAATGTAATTATTATGATTGAATCAGAATATATTTTGTACAGACAAAAAAGCACTGGTATTATTGCTATCATCTTAGATACAGTATTGAGGGAGTCTACAAGAACATCATCAGGAGTTCTCCAAATGGTGGCATttttagtaaataattttatgttaatatatattttttgtacatggTTCTCTCAACGTGTTAcctgaggaaaaaaatatgtattttataaacagGCTGAAGTAACGAGGAAGGAAAAGATGTTGAATAAtgtgaaaattattattataggcTGGCTAGCCCAATAACCATTGCCAATCCCCTTTCCCTTGCCTGCCTTCACTATGATTGATAAAGTATGTAACTGACAAATTACTTGCTTTCCCAGTCTCTCACTCCACCTGGGTGGCCATGTGACAGGGGTCTGGCTAACGGATGTAAGTGCAAGTCTTCTGGGAAAGCTTTCACTTTCCTAAAAGGGGAGATGTGTCTGGCTCCACTCTTCCCTTTTCATTCTTTGAACACAAATGTGTCATCTGGAACTGCAGCAGCCACCCTGTGTTTAGGAGATAACTAGCCACCGTGATAAGGATGGAATAGAAACAGCCTGGGTCTTTGATGACATTGGTAAGCCTCTGCACCAGCTCTGGCCTGCCCACCAGGAGAATTCTTATAATACAAGTTAATGAGATATAATTTTTCCTTAAGGCACTGTTAGGTTTCCTGCAGCTGAAAGTATTCTTAATTGGTACAAGTGGTGTGAGCTCAATATTCTGGAAACAGTAAAGCAAAACAGTATTAATGTTTCTTACTAATGCATTAATAAAATTATCATAAACTACTTTCTAGGGATTACTTTCTGGGCCCTTATAGCAGACAAAAACTCACAAAGGACCAATTTAAAATggtagaatttattttaatataatgatatatatgtgtccacatatactattttaaaaataagcatgtaaATTATAATCATTATAAAACATAAGTTAGTCCTAATTTAATCTTATCAGAGTAAAAGAGCACATATAGAAGTCAGTCTAACATTGTTGCGCTTGTCTTTTAAAGTTAGATACATAAAAGATTTAGCACGttgtattttatcttatttcagTTTTCATGTCATCATCAACTATAAATACCCTTAGGAATGTACCACCTTATAACTTACATTCAAATAGCCAATATTTCTTAGTAGTTATTAAAGTACCATTAAATCACCTAAAACAAATAATCTAAAAAAATACTAGTTTAAATTAAAACCCTgaggaattaaaattttttttacacaATAGTTTTGGTTAAGTGCAATTTCATGTACATACTACTTTGTTTAAGGATGTACTTGGTAAGGCATAGTAAGAATAAAATCTACGTAAGTAACAATCTAATACTATATTTAATTTGTTGCTACAAAGTTGTTTTGTTTCTCTAAAAAGTAGTTTTTGCATATCATTCTGGACCTCTTCACCCATCTGCTGGCTTATTTGCTTTACATACAATAGTTAAAATTTGTGCACTAAGCTGAGCTGCCTTCACAATTGTGGTTCAGACAAAATGCACCCAAAGAACTACATGTTAAGAGAGTTCATGTCCATGCTCAACCATGGCTTGCACAAATTGCTTGAAGACACGATCCATGTAAGTGGACTGTCTTGGCCAGATTCCCTCCAGAAAACCAATATGGCCTCCATAAGAAGTAAGGACCAAAGCAACATTAGGATTTTGCTTAGCAGTTTCTATTGGAATAGcttcagaccaaaaaaaaacGTGGCAAtaagagagaagaaggagagagaaaaatataatcATTATGTTTTTGTCAGGAAAAGCATATACCTTTATCATGTCTaataaacagaaatcaaaacaccattatataaatatatgtaatgagCATAGTTAAATGGAATGAGTCTGACTACCTTATATCAACTATCTATATTCTTACAACAGTTCATATATATGGTCATGTCTGCACAATCATTTTGGGAAGAATCAATCCAAGATTGTTCTTCATAACACAAAAGTATACATCAAGTCTTACTTTGAGAAATTAAAGTAAGACAATTCAAGGAATGGTGAATCCTCATAATAGGCTATAAAATTCCCACTGAGGTGTTACAGCAGGGGAAAAAACTAAGCTTAGCATCTTTGTGAGAGTTAGAAATTCATTAGGTATTATTTTGATTAACTTTACAtgatgtggctgggcatggtggctcatgcttgtaatcctagcactttgggaggccaaagtgagaggatcacttgagctcaggagttcgagaccagcctgggcaacatagtgagaccccatcttgaaagaaagaaaagaaaggacaggaagaagaaagaaaggaagacaagaagaaagcaaagaaaaataaagaaggaaagaaaaagacaaaaagaagaaaaagaaaaagagagagaaagaaagagaaagaaaacaaaggaaagagagaaagaacaaagaaagagagaggccaggtgtggtggctcatgcctgtaatcccagcactttgggaagctgaggcaggtggatcatgaggtcaagagatcgagaccatcctggccaacatggtgaaaccccgtctctactaaaaatacaaaaattagatgggcgtggtggcacgtgcctgtagtcccagctacttgggaggctgaggcaggagaatcgcttgaacccaggaggcggagattgcagtgagccgagatcgcacctttgtactctagcctggcaacagagcaagactccatctaaaaaaaagaaagagctcacgcctgtcatcccagcactttgggaggctgaggcgggtggatcaccaggttaggagatcaagaccatcctggccaacgtggtgaaaccccatctctactaaaaatacaaaaattggctgggcgtggtggcgcaggcctgtaattccagctcctggggaggctgaggcaggagaattgcttgaacccgggaggcagaggctgcagtgagccaagatcatgccactgcactccagcctgggcgacagagcaagactccatctcaaaaaaaaaaaaaaaaaaaaaaaaaaggaaagagctgggcgtggtggctcacgcctgtaatcccagtgctttgggaggcagaggcaggtggatcgtgaggtcagcagttcgagaacagcctggccaacatggtgaaaccccgtctctactaaaaatacaaaaaatagccaggcatggtggtgcacgcctgtaatcccagctacttgggaggccaaggctgcagtgagctatcgcaccactgcactccagcctggtgacagagctaatttttgtatttttagtagagacggggtttcaccatgttggccaggctggtctagaactcctgacctcaagtgatttgcctgcctcagcctcccaaagcgctgggattacaggcgtaagccacctgtCTGGCCTGAGTATAAACTTTAAAAGATatgaattaaagttttttttttctcccatgctTAGAGGTCAGTGAAAATGTTTTGATATAAGGTCTCTAATGGATCAAAACCTGGCATGAGAAGTGTTTTGATTTCAGATACTGCCAAATCTTATCTCCCTAATTAAGATAACATGGTtgaggccagtgtggtggctcatgcttgtaatcttagcactttggggggatctcttgaggctaggagtttgagactagcctgggcagcatagcaagactgactttgtctttacaaaaaatgttaaaaaaaaaaaaaaaaaaaaaaaaaagccttgtgtggggtggcatgcacttgtagtcctagctgaggctgaggtgggaggacagcttgagcccaggagtttaaggctgcagtaaacttttttttttttttttttgagatggaatttcactgttgttgcccaggctggagtgcaatggtgtgatctcggctggcttactgcaacctccgtctccggggttcaagcaattctcctgcctcagcctcctgagtagctgggattacaggtgtgtgccaccacggccggctaattttgtattttttttttcagtagagatggggtttcaccatgttggtcaggctggtcttgaactcctgacttcaggtgatccacccacctcggcctcccaaactgctgggattacaggcatgagccacttcgctCGGCCTGACTGCAGTAAACTATGGTAGTGTcactggactccagtctgggcaacagagtgagatcctgtctccaaatatatatatataatgtgattgATGCAATAATTACAACTTCACAACTTGGGCTGAGTTTTAGGGGCAAATGAGCTAATTAAAGGTAACAGCTTCTCTACCTCACCCCCTtgtaagaagaaaaaggaagctaAAATTCACTGTAAGAGAACTGGGGCCCTTCCACAAATTGACTGTTTAGACAGTGCTCTAAATCTGACTCTTCATAACACTCTAAAGAATAAACCGATAGCCCTAAAGCAAGGCTCAACAAGCTAAGTTCTTATCAAAAAGTGGTCctgagttcatgtccttagctAGCCACGTCCGTCCCAAGAAAGAACACCTAAAAGTGAACATCTATCTTGGGATCAGGTGTGGGAACTTAAGGGGGAATGGCTGATactatttttgcttttcctttttcaccaaacaCTTAGAGTGTTTCATTTGCCTCTAAAGTAATTATCAAGAGTCTAAACTTCACACTCTGGATACATTCAGAAATTTCTAACAGAGAGTTACAGTCATATCAGAAGAACAAAAGGCTGGGCCACATTTGAGGCATGCGAAAGTTGCTGCCTGCCTGTTCTCTCAGACTGCAGACAATTGTCCACTATTTCATTGCGGCAAGACTATTTTAAAGGCTtgggaaagaatagaaaataatgagtTCAAACTTCACCCAAGTGGGTAAGGTTAAAATGTTGGGAATTTTTTATTGGTAAAAAGGTCAGTGAAATATAAAAACGGGTAGAGAAATACTGGACTTCCTTAATCCAATGAAAATATGCTAAAACAATCACCATGTAAGTCAACTGATATTAAAGTTCAgagtttcattttctaaattgtgGTCAAGGCCGTAAGTTTCAGCTTCTAAGATTACCTGTGATTAAACATAAATCACACAATAAAATAGGATCTCCTAGAGAAATGataggtaatttaaaaatatatatatatatacacacactggggattttctgaaaatttcacaacatatgtgTTATGTTTATAGtcagaatcattttttaaatgaagtatttGGGGAAAATGGTTTTAATGCAttgaggggaaagagagaaaaagttttttttcttttttttcaagatagagtctcactctgtcacccaggctggagtgcagtggcgcgatcttggctcactgcaacctccgcctcctggttcaagcgattctcctgcctcagcctcccaagtagctgggattacaggcacgtgccaccatgcccagctaatttttgtatttttaatagaggtggaaTTTCATTGTGTGGGCCAGGCTGCTCCTTATCTTTGTTAtcaaatttcatatttcttgacttaagaaagcaggaaagctggcggggtgtggtggctcatgcctataatgccagcagtctgggaggctgaggcaggcggatcgcctgaggtcaggagttcgagagcagcctggccaacatggtgaaaccctatctctactaaaaatacaaaaattagccaggcatggtggcgggcacctgtaatcccagctacttgggaagctgaggcaggagaattgcttgaactcgggaggcgtgagccgagatcatgcctttgcactccagcctgggtgacagagtgagactccatctcaaaaaaacaaaaaaacaaacaaaaaaaaggaaagcagtaaagtttaggctgggcgtggtggctcacgcctgtaatcccaacactttgggggaaCCAGGCAGgcgaattacctgaggtcaggagtttgagaccagcctggccaatatggtgaaaccccatctctacaaaaatacaaaaattagccaggcatgatggcgggtgcctgtaatcccagctacttgggaggctgaggagggagaatcgcttgaacccgggaggcagaggttgcagtgagccgagatcgtgcctttgcactccagcctgggcgacagagcaaaaaagaaagcaggaaagtttatttttgaataattttcttttttttaagagacagggtctcactctgctgttcaggctggagtgtagtggcatgatcatagctcattgcagcctcaaacttctgggctcaagtgattctcccacctcagcctcccaagtatctgggactacaggcacacaccaccatgcccagctaattaattttcttttatacagTATTccagggaaaaggaaagaatgtttctctttaaatatgacCTTCTAGTCCAAATATGCTTCACTAATTGAGATATTCAAAGCCACTGTGTTTATAAAGTCTCAAGTTCTCTTCCAgcttaaaagggaagaaaaacttcaaattctTCTTTATAGGAATCTCAGGAAGAAGAGGCAAGTGATAACAATATTCTCCTGAGGCAAAAGGACTGTAATATAATCTGTCCAAAGAACAGTGTATTTGGTAAGAAGGAAAGGTTATAAAAATGAGAATGAGCAAAACAGTGAGTCATAATTTGTTCTGAGCCTCTCACAATGGACTAGATAAGGGTCTGTGAAAATATTTAAGTGATTTGAGACATTTAGATACTGTGTTATGAGTATCTAGTTTTTTTATCATAATGGAAATGACACATTTTCTTATTACTATATTTCCTTAAAAAgaacaatatattaaaagttaattcatgtcaaaatatatacaaatatgttaattttaCCATGACTGGGTGAGAAAACATCATCCACAGAATTTAGACACAATACTGGAATTCCTACTGACTTCAGTCTAGGACTCGGACTGGCATCAGTATAATAATCATCAATTGTTCGGTATCCAAACATGACTGAAGTGAATCGCTTATCAAACTCTCTGATGGATTTAGCctgaaacacaaaaaacaaattatatctAGTCTTgcccaaaagaagaaataaaagtattacaTAAAGTTTCTCTCCTACCTTCATGACATGATCCATATCAACTTGTTTTACAAACATATGTCGGTGCCTGGAACAAAAGAATTTCGGAAGTAAAAATCAAGATCATTCCTACTCCATCATActaaaaagacttaaaaacaaaTTACTAAACAGCCTACCACAGGGCACAaagttggcactcaataaatatttgcttaatcaGGTACGGCAGGATTAGTATAATAATGTTtgtgctgaagatattttcttcaagtcctttttttttttttttttttgagacagagtcttgctttgtcgcccaggctggagtgtagtggcgtgatcatggctcactgcaccttcagCCTGCTGGGCTttagtgattctcccacttcagccccagagtagctgggactacaggtgtgcaccaccacaccccaccaattttgtgggttttttttttttttggtagagatggggttttgccatgtcacccaggctggtctcaaactcctgggctcaagtgatccaccctcctcggcctcccaaagtgctgggattataagcatgagccacatTGCCTGGCCTGGTAAAATCTAATCCAGTGTTTAATGTCAACTTCCAGGATAACTATGGTTTTCAGTAAGTCATGTGCAAATCAACAGtacttttaaagtttatattcaTCAATTCACTTAAAAGTATGTAACagtcataaaaaaataaagattatgtgcattgcatgcctgtatcaaaatatctcatgtaccccataaatatatacacctactatgcacccacagaaattaaaaataaaaaaaattaaagaaagaaataagcaaacaGAAATATCTCTGCTGGGCGGggggctcacgtctgtagtcctagcactttgggaggctgaggtggatggattgcttgagttcaggagttagagaccagcctgggcaacatggcaaaacctcgtctctgcaaaacataaaataattagccaggtgtggtggtatgtgcctgtagtcccagctacttgagagggtgagatgggaggatcacttgagcctaggaggctgaggctgcggtgagccatgatcgcaccactgcactcaagcctgggcaatagagagagacccagtcttaaaaaaaagaaaaaaaaaagagagagagaaagaaaaagaaaaaaagaaaatacacaaacaatTCCAGAGAAAACTAATGCAAAGATAGTATTTTGGTAGTATAAGAGCTGTGAGGGCTGAGATTATCTAAGTGAACTGCATtctcctgtctctaaaacatacTATGCTCATAAGCACACCCTCAAGGAGCCGTATTATTCAGCAATCAAAGTACTTACTACATTACTATCCAGGAAAGACTTAGGTATTACTAAGATTAGCAACAAGTAGAAAATCCAGGGAAACAGCCCATCACACCACTTAACACATTCCATACTAACATTTTTAGTCTTTTAGAATAATTTAGAATGGTGATTAGAATAGTAACCTTCAATAGTGTACCTTCAGTAAAAATGGGGCACATACTTCAGGGGTTGTACAAGACAATCCACTGGGGTTCAGAAGGAAAACAATACAACTTTTAGCCATATTTTTAACTTATGCTTAAATTTTAACTTatacttacattttttatttatatgcatTTACAACAAAGATAATATTTTGGTACAGTAGTAAATTTATTcagtgtataaatacatatacatatattggtagtattatgctttaaattttttttactgttgggGCATGTAATCAAAACATTTGGAGAcaataggacttttttttttttttttgagatggagtcttgctctgtcacccgggctggagtacagtggcacgatctcggctcactgcaacctccgcctcctgggttcaagcaattctcctgcctcagcctcctaagtagctgggactacaggtgcacatcaccacggccagctaatttttttgtatttttggtagagacggggtttcaccatgttggccaggatggtctcgatctcctgaccttgtgatccccccgcc carries:
- the ABHD3 gene encoding phospholipase ABHD3 isoform X5; the protein is MTFITPVTEIITYCSLQLQWPSKLFFPRMLLLNYLGKIGSKTPLMAAATFSVGWNTFACSESLEKPLNWLLFNYYLTTCLQSSVNKHRHMFVKQVDMDHVMKAKSIREFDKRFTSVMFGYRTIDDYYTDASPSPRLKSVGIPVLCLNSVDDVFSPSHAIPIETAKQNPNVALVLTSYGGHIGFLEGIWPRQSTYMDRVFKQFVQAMVEHGHELS